One Pseudonocardia abyssalis DNA segment encodes these proteins:
- a CDS encoding siderophore-interacting protein encodes MSTTAPRLLQVRRSERVTPRMIRVTLGGDELAGFPGDGPDRRIKMFFPVPGQERPAVPRAASGGPVWPTGEARPAIRTYTVRRFDAGAGELDVDFVLHGDGPAAAWAAEAQPGAWVGVSEPGGRYDPDAGADFHVVIGDETALPAVATVLDALPPGVPALVFVEVADAAEEQALPGIVTWVHRGDRAAGAPLAEAVRAAEFPPGRGQAWLSGESACVKDLRKHLLDDRGIDRRAVYATGYWRAR; translated from the coding sequence ATGAGCACGACGGCACCCCGCCTGCTGCAGGTCCGGCGCAGCGAGCGGGTCACCCCGCGGATGATCCGCGTGACGCTCGGCGGCGACGAGCTCGCCGGCTTCCCCGGCGACGGCCCGGACCGCCGGATCAAGATGTTCTTCCCCGTGCCCGGCCAGGAGCGCCCCGCGGTGCCCCGCGCCGCGTCGGGCGGGCCGGTGTGGCCCACGGGTGAGGCCCGGCCGGCGATCCGGACGTACACGGTGCGGCGGTTCGACGCGGGCGCGGGCGAGCTCGATGTCGACTTCGTGCTGCACGGCGACGGGCCCGCCGCGGCCTGGGCGGCCGAGGCGCAGCCGGGCGCCTGGGTCGGCGTCTCCGAGCCGGGCGGGCGCTACGACCCCGACGCGGGAGCCGACTTCCACGTCGTGATCGGTGACGAGACCGCCCTCCCCGCGGTCGCCACCGTGCTCGACGCCCTCCCGCCCGGCGTGCCCGCGCTCGTGTTCGTGGAGGTCGCCGACGCGGCCGAGGAGCAGGCGCTGCCCGGCATCGTCACCTGGGTGCACCGCGGTGACCGCGCGGCCGGGGCGCCGCTGGCCGAGGCGGTGCGGGCGGCGGAGTTCCCGCCCGGCCGCGGGCAGGCGTGGCTCTCGGGCGAGAGCGCGTGCGTCAAGGACCTGCGCAAGCACCTGCTCGACGACCGCGGCATCGACCGCCGCGCCGTCTACGCCACCGGCTACTGGCGGGCCCGCTAG
- a CDS encoding TetR/AcrR family transcriptional regulator — translation MTTTRAPRRRVGRAEREQQILDAAVVVFSERGFQNASMDAVAERVGVTKPVLYTHFGSKDGLLLACISRARAELLEVTSSAAASADTPEEMLRRGTRAFFDYLERHEPEWTLLYCESTVAGEALEGIRAQQTDFIAALLAVQAPGTDPQQLAGWAQVIVGACERLAVWRGSARTVTSEQATQYLMDLAWTGLGTLNPGTG, via the coding sequence GTGACGACGACACGAGCCCCCCGTCGCCGCGTCGGCCGGGCGGAGCGCGAGCAGCAGATCCTCGACGCCGCCGTCGTCGTGTTCAGCGAACGGGGCTTCCAGAACGCGTCGATGGACGCCGTCGCCGAGCGCGTGGGCGTCACCAAGCCCGTGCTCTACACCCACTTCGGCTCCAAGGACGGCCTGTTGCTCGCCTGCATCTCGCGGGCGCGCGCAGAGCTGCTGGAGGTCACGTCGAGCGCGGCCGCGTCCGCCGACACCCCCGAGGAGATGCTGCGCCGCGGCACCCGCGCGTTCTTCGACTACCTCGAGCGCCACGAGCCGGAGTGGACGCTGCTGTACTGCGAGTCGACGGTCGCGGGCGAGGCGCTGGAAGGCATCCGCGCGCAGCAGACCGACTTCATCGCCGCCCTGCTCGCCGTGCAGGCCCCCGGCACCGACCCGCAGCAGCTCGCAGGCTGGGCGCAGGTGATCGTGGGGGCGTGCGAGCGGCTGGCCGTGTGGCGCGGCAGTGCCCGGACGGTCACGAGCGAGCAGGCCACGCAGTACCTCATGGACCTGGCCTGGACGGGGTTGGGGACGCTGAACCCGGGCACGGGATGA
- a CDS encoding flavin-containing monooxygenase, with product MTDQTVDVAIVGSGFAGLGAAVKLAEAGRGDFVILEKGDSVGGTWRDNTYPGCACDVQSHLYSFSFAPNPNWTRTFARQPEIRAYLESVTDRYGLRDRLRFGREVTGLEWDGSRWAVSSADGSVVHARAVVWGTGPLHLPSTPEIEGIEQFRGAVFHSSRWNHDHDLRDKRVAVIGTGASAIQFVPHIQPEVAALTLFQRTAPWVLPKPDREIAGPLRALYKALPAAQKVQRSLVYARNEMLVGGFLKPARMKIIEGFARAYLDRKFADRPDLKAKLTPDFTIGCKRILMSNEYYSSLKQSNVDVVTDGITRVTETGVVTADGIEHEVDTIIFGTGFRVGESLADVTVTGRDGVKLADEWASGPQALLGTTVAGFPNLFMMIGPNTGLGHSSMVFMIESQTSFILDALRLLDVHGVTAIDTRRDRQDAFNADIQKRLVGSVWNTGGCKSWYLDAEGNNRTVWPGYTFDYRRRTRKVNPADHELVA from the coding sequence ATGACCGATCAGACCGTGGACGTGGCCATCGTCGGCAGCGGGTTCGCCGGGCTCGGCGCCGCCGTGAAGCTCGCGGAGGCCGGACGCGGCGACTTCGTCATCCTGGAGAAGGGCGACAGCGTCGGCGGCACCTGGCGGGACAACACGTACCCGGGCTGCGCCTGCGACGTGCAGAGCCACCTGTACTCCTTCTCCTTCGCCCCCAACCCGAACTGGACGCGGACGTTCGCACGCCAGCCGGAGATCCGCGCGTACCTGGAGTCGGTGACCGACCGCTACGGCCTGCGCGACCGGCTGCGCTTCGGCCGCGAGGTCACCGGCCTGGAGTGGGACGGCAGCCGTTGGGCCGTGAGCAGTGCCGACGGCTCCGTCGTGCACGCGCGCGCCGTCGTGTGGGGCACCGGGCCGCTGCACCTGCCGTCGACGCCCGAGATCGAGGGCATCGAGCAGTTCCGCGGCGCCGTGTTCCACTCCTCGCGCTGGAACCACGACCACGACCTGCGCGACAAGCGCGTCGCCGTCATCGGGACGGGGGCGAGCGCGATCCAGTTCGTGCCCCACATCCAGCCCGAGGTCGCCGCGCTGACGCTGTTCCAGCGGACCGCGCCGTGGGTGCTGCCCAAGCCCGATCGCGAGATCGCCGGCCCGCTCCGCGCGCTGTACAAGGCGCTCCCGGCGGCGCAGAAGGTGCAGCGCTCCCTGGTCTACGCGCGCAACGAGATGCTCGTGGGCGGCTTCCTCAAGCCCGCCCGCATGAAGATCATCGAGGGCTTCGCGCGCGCCTACCTGGACCGCAAGTTCGCCGACCGCCCCGACCTCAAGGCCAAGCTGACGCCGGACTTCACGATCGGCTGCAAGCGCATCCTCATGTCCAACGAGTACTACTCCTCGCTCAAGCAGTCCAACGTCGACGTCGTGACCGACGGGATCACCCGCGTCACCGAGACCGGTGTCGTCACGGCCGACGGGATCGAGCACGAGGTCGACACGATCATCTTCGGCACCGGGTTCCGGGTCGGGGAGAGCCTGGCCGACGTCACCGTCACCGGGCGCGACGGCGTCAAGCTCGCCGACGAGTGGGCCTCCGGTCCGCAGGCACTGCTCGGCACGACCGTCGCCGGGTTCCCCAACCTGTTCATGATGATCGGCCCGAACACCGGCCTCGGGCACAGCTCGATGGTGTTCATGATCGAGTCGCAGACCAGCTTCATCCTCGACGCGCTGCGCCTGCTCGACGTCCACGGCGTCACCGCGATCGACACCCGCCGCGACCGCCAGGACGCCTTCAACGCCGACATCCAGAAGCGGCTGGTCGGCTCGGTGTGGAACACCGGCGGCTGCAAGTCCTGGTACCTGGACGCGGAGGGCAACAACCGCACGGTCTGGCCCGGCTACACGTTCGACTACCGGCGCCGCACCCGCAAGGTGAACCCGGCCGACCACGAACTGGTTGCATAG
- a CDS encoding o-succinylbenzoate synthase yields MYVYSLPMTTRFRGITVREGLLLEGPAGWGDFCPFPEYADPEARAWFDAAHEAAFDGWPAPVRDTVPVNAIVPAVSPSVAHAMVVASGCGTAKVKVADAPGSLPDDLARVEAVRDAVGPGGHVRVDANARWSVDEAVVAIRSLDRAAGGLQYVEQPCESLADLAAVRRRVDVRIAADESIRRASDPLKVAVAGAADVVVLKCAPLGGVRRALEVAEACGLPCVVSSALESGVGLAAEIALAGALPSLEFACGLGTGALLAADVVPPLAPVGGLLPVPRTPPVPILDEALAADPERTAWWLARLARVRTP; encoded by the coding sequence GTGTACGTCTACTCCCTGCCGATGACCACCCGCTTCCGCGGGATCACCGTCCGGGAGGGCCTGCTGCTCGAGGGGCCCGCGGGGTGGGGCGACTTCTGCCCCTTCCCGGAGTACGCCGACCCGGAGGCGCGCGCCTGGTTCGACGCCGCCCACGAGGCCGCGTTCGACGGCTGGCCCGCGCCGGTCCGGGACACGGTGCCGGTCAACGCGATCGTGCCGGCGGTGTCGCCGTCGGTCGCGCACGCGATGGTCGTGGCGTCGGGGTGCGGCACGGCGAAGGTGAAGGTGGCCGACGCGCCGGGGTCGCTGCCCGACGACCTCGCGCGCGTCGAGGCCGTCCGCGACGCAGTGGGGCCCGGCGGGCACGTGCGGGTCGACGCGAACGCGCGGTGGTCGGTGGACGAGGCCGTGGTGGCGATCCGCTCCCTGGACCGCGCGGCCGGGGGGCTCCAGTACGTCGAACAGCCGTGTGAGTCGCTCGCCGATCTCGCAGCGGTGCGCAGGCGGGTCGATGTGCGGATCGCCGCCGACGAGTCGATCCGCCGGGCGTCGGATCCGCTGAAGGTGGCCGTCGCGGGGGCGGCCGACGTCGTCGTGCTCAAGTGCGCGCCGCTCGGCGGGGTGCGCCGGGCGCTGGAGGTCGCGGAGGCGTGCGGGCTGCCGTGCGTGGTGTCCTCGGCGTTGGAGTCCGGGGTGGGGCTGGCCGCGGAGATCGCGCTGGCCGGGGCACTGCCGTCGCTGGAGTTCGCCTGCGGTCTGGGCACCGGCGCGCTGTTGGCGGCGGACGTCGTGCCCCCCCTCGCCCCGGTCGGCGGGCTGCTCCCGGTGCCCCGCACGCCCCCCGTCCCGATCCTCGACGAGGCACTCGCCGCCGACCCGGAGCGCACGGCGTGGTGGCTGGCCCGCCTGGCCCGGGTCCGTACCCCCTGA
- a CDS encoding NAD(P)/FAD-dependent oxidoreductase: MSVIVVGAGIAGIACAREVAAAGLPVRVLERARVVGGRMSSRRLAGRPVDLGAAYFTARDPEFTAVVQGWQDAGLVREWTSEPAVLGNGKRGSAPGPVRYAAPGGLRSLVADLATGLDVRLGHEVTRVGPGPVVDGESADTVVLAMPDPQSARLLGTPSPSPEWTPVIAVAAGWSRRRWDDLPVAFVNDHPVLTLVADDGARRGDGAPVLVSHTVADVARDHDTDPDSAVPLVLDALAGLLGVSVEPEWTYAHRWRYASPARDRDEPFHLGDDGIAFAGDGWGTPKVETAWRSGTLLGRALAARASAD; the protein is encoded by the coding sequence ATGTCGGTGATCGTCGTGGGGGCCGGGATCGCCGGGATCGCGTGTGCGCGGGAGGTGGCGGCCGCGGGGCTGCCGGTGCGGGTGCTGGAGCGCGCGCGGGTCGTCGGCGGGCGGATGTCGAGCAGGCGCCTCGCCGGACGTCCGGTGGACCTCGGCGCGGCCTACTTCACCGCGCGCGACCCGGAGTTCACCGCGGTAGTCCAGGGCTGGCAGGACGCCGGCCTGGTCCGGGAGTGGACCTCCGAACCCGCCGTGCTCGGCAACGGGAAGCGGGGCAGCGCCCCCGGACCCGTCCGCTATGCCGCACCGGGCGGGCTCCGCAGCCTGGTCGCCGACCTCGCGACGGGCCTCGACGTCCGTCTCGGGCACGAGGTCACCCGCGTCGGCCCCGGCCCGGTCGTCGACGGAGAGTCCGCCGACACCGTCGTCCTCGCCATGCCGGACCCGCAGTCCGCGCGGCTGCTGGGCACACCGTCGCCGTCCCCCGAGTGGACACCGGTGATCGCCGTCGCCGCGGGGTGGTCCCGACGCCGGTGGGACGACCTGCCGGTCGCGTTCGTCAACGACCATCCCGTGCTCACGCTCGTCGCCGACGACGGCGCCCGCCGCGGTGACGGCGCCCCGGTGCTGGTCTCCCACACCGTCGCCGACGTCGCCCGCGACCACGACACGGACCCGGACTCGGCCGTCCCGCTCGTCCTCGACGCGCTGGCCGGACTCCTCGGCGTGTCGGTCGAGCCGGAGTGGACCTACGCCCACCGCTGGCGCTACGCCTCCCCGGCGCGGGATCGGGACGAGCCCTTCCACCTCGGTGACGACGGCATCGCGTTCGCCGGCGACGGCTGGGGCACGCCGAAGGTCGAGACGGCGTGGCGCTCCGGGACGCTCCTGGGGCGGGCACTCGCGGCCCGCGCCTCGGCGGATTAG